A single Symbiobacterium thermophilum IAM 14863 DNA region contains:
- a CDS encoding DUF4870 domain-containing protein: MSSGTEDRNYGMIAHGLVVLNGASAFMGSLGSLGWAAAVASVVLYFVWKSRSPFVVRHAKQAAGVQVFLFLLSVVLFPFTMLFTVGAAASGSLGGVVALVFLVSLFNLAVGVATIVCGVMGLMRAQKGEEYTYPVVGALVDRIDV, encoded by the coding sequence ATGAGTTCGGGTACCGAGGACCGCAACTACGGCATGATCGCCCACGGACTCGTGGTGCTCAACGGCGCCTCGGCGTTCATGGGCAGCCTGGGCTCCCTGGGGTGGGCGGCGGCGGTCGCCTCGGTGGTGCTCTACTTCGTCTGGAAGTCCCGGAGTCCGTTCGTGGTGCGCCACGCCAAGCAGGCGGCGGGGGTGCAGGTGTTCCTCTTTCTCCTGTCCGTGGTCCTCTTCCCGTTCACGATGCTCTTCACCGTTGGCGCGGCGGCCAGCGGATCCCTGGGCGGCGTCGTGGCCCTGGTGTTCCTGGTCAGCCTGTTTAACCTGGCGGTCGGCGTCGCGACGATCGTGTGCGGCGTGATGGGGCTGATGCGGGCGCAGAAGGGGGAGGAGTACACCTACCCGGTGGTCGGGGCGCTCGTCGACCGCATCGACGTGTAG
- a CDS encoding phospho-sugar mutase — MSTVMERFRLWSEDPYFDEETRRELAGVAGDPREIEDRFYQMLAFGTGGLRGVIGAGTNRINRYMVRLATQGLAEALRATGPDALRRGVVIAHDSRRRSAEFAREAAFTLAANGVVAHLWEGLRPTPMLSFAVRKLGAAAGIVITASHNPPEYNGYKVYWEDGGQVPPDRAGQIQAAMQAVGDIRSIRPMAEGEARTRGLLRPVPPEVDEAYYSRLLGLVSASPTQRHALRILYTPLHGTGLVPVRTVLERAGFPVEVVAEQAEPDPGFPTVAKPNPEEPEVYEIALRRAASGRPDLILATDPDADRLGVLVRDREGGYRALTGNQIGAILAEQILRSRAEAGTLPANGAVIKTIATSNLVASLCREYGVTLLETHTGFKFIGEKIKEFEETGSHEFLFGFEESYGYLAATFVRDKDAVMAALLVADAAAHHKAEGRTLLDALEAIWQRHGYFQEGLHNVTLPGRDGQARIRSLMAALRADPPRAFAGVPVAYRDDYAAGTGVEVATGRTYPLQLGRAEVLHYRFADGGFVMVRPSGTEPKLKVYVSVVGADAADAVALRDRVMADALARMGLSGGAGEPAGERIE, encoded by the coding sequence ATGTCCACGGTCATGGAACGCTTCCGGCTCTGGAGCGAGGATCCGTACTTCGATGAGGAGACCCGCCGGGAACTGGCCGGCGTCGCCGGCGATCCCCGGGAAATCGAGGACCGCTTCTATCAGATGCTCGCGTTCGGCACGGGCGGGCTGCGGGGGGTCATCGGCGCGGGCACCAACCGCATCAACCGGTACATGGTTCGCCTGGCCACGCAGGGGCTGGCGGAGGCGCTTCGCGCCACGGGCCCCGACGCCCTGCGCAGGGGCGTCGTCATCGCCCACGACTCCCGCCGGCGCTCGGCCGAGTTCGCCCGCGAGGCGGCCTTCACCCTGGCCGCCAACGGGGTCGTCGCGCACCTGTGGGAGGGGCTGCGGCCCACGCCCATGCTCTCCTTCGCCGTGCGGAAGCTGGGCGCGGCGGCGGGCATCGTCATCACTGCCAGCCACAACCCGCCCGAGTACAACGGGTACAAGGTGTACTGGGAGGACGGCGGCCAGGTGCCGCCGGACCGGGCCGGTCAGATCCAGGCCGCCATGCAGGCGGTGGGCGACATCCGCTCGATCCGGCCGATGGCCGAGGGGGAGGCCCGTACCCGGGGGCTCCTGCGGCCGGTCCCGCCGGAGGTGGACGAGGCTTACTACAGTCGGCTGCTGGGGCTCGTCTCGGCTTCGCCCACCCAGCGGCACGCGTTGCGCATCCTGTATACGCCGCTGCACGGCACGGGGCTCGTGCCGGTGCGGACCGTGCTGGAGCGGGCCGGCTTCCCCGTGGAGGTGGTGGCCGAGCAGGCGGAGCCTGACCCCGGCTTCCCCACCGTGGCCAAGCCGAACCCGGAGGAACCGGAGGTGTACGAGATCGCGCTGCGCCGCGCCGCTTCCGGCCGTCCCGACCTGATCCTGGCCACGGATCCCGACGCCGACCGGCTCGGCGTGCTGGTCCGGGACCGGGAGGGCGGCTACCGGGCGCTGACGGGCAACCAGATCGGGGCGATCCTGGCGGAGCAGATCCTGCGCTCCCGGGCAGAGGCGGGGACGCTGCCGGCCAACGGCGCCGTGATCAAGACCATCGCCACATCCAACCTGGTCGCCTCCCTCTGCCGGGAGTACGGGGTGACCCTGCTGGAGACGCACACGGGGTTCAAGTTCATCGGCGAGAAGATCAAGGAGTTCGAAGAGACGGGCAGCCACGAGTTCCTCTTCGGCTTCGAGGAGAGCTACGGCTACCTGGCCGCGACCTTCGTGCGGGACAAGGACGCGGTGATGGCCGCCCTGCTGGTCGCCGACGCCGCCGCCCACCACAAGGCGGAGGGGCGCACCCTGCTGGACGCGCTGGAGGCGATCTGGCAGCGCCACGGCTACTTCCAGGAGGGGCTGCACAACGTCACCCTGCCGGGCCGGGACGGGCAGGCCCGGATCCGGTCCCTGATGGCGGCCCTGCGGGCCGACCCTCCCCGGGCCTTCGCCGGCGTCCCCGTCGCCTACCGCGACGACTACGCCGCGGGCACCGGCGTGGAAGTGGCCACCGGCCGCACTTACCCGCTCCAGCTGGGGCGGGCGGAGGTGCTGCACTACCGCTTCGCCGACGGCGGCTTCGTCATGGTGCGGCCGTCGGGCACCGAACCGAAGCTGAAGGTGTACGTTTCGGTGGTGGGTGCCGACGCGGCCGATGCCGTCGCCCTGCGGGACCGGGTGATGGCCGACGCCCTGGCCCGGATGGGGCTCTCGGGAGGGGCCGGTGAACCGGCCGGTGAAAGAATAGAATAG
- a CDS encoding stalk domain-containing protein — MRTRNWLAAAAGLALLTSVLPNPAASAASPVRVVLDGRQLDLSPAAYIEAGRTLAPVRGIVEALGVDPVWNPQERTVVVQRGDRYLKLTIDDRVACLNPACTLTRTLDVPARLVGSGRTFIPVRALAEAMGLDIAWDDAARTVYLSSTGSPSSGSPSGGSPSTGAPSPVVLEGVTQGQVITGPVSLRVRGQNGTYAYFYLVDPATRKGRMVAAGADVGKSYTFTPDPTQAGERQLLAAVRRPDGTLVYSAPVTVRIAPDTSVRPVGIDYGGIIDGPFTFRHELSFVATHVIYQLVDLTDGSWRNLATVGPGESYTWYPRTTDNGPKELYIYAYDLNGNHYVSNPVRVHVNVSPSTSFSSVKEGETVTGRARTLSVSANYPIQSVRFYLDGRLLASENNYWWTYGPQDNGTHTLRVEVTATDGRVHTVGPITFRIATEPGLWMYGVGPGQVITGQVEMFAMPNVPADEVRYYAVQNGERILIGSAGLTHKVSWTPPRGGEWMIYADAFYQGQLKVSTEPIYVRAYLGPTYGPQPIVEKSRFKDFAANLAVASYRETGMSAALQVAQAILETGWGQYVPVDKYTGKFSNNLFGIKGQGSAGSIVSTTWEVYNGQSYTVDAEFRAYNDPRESWQDHKDLLLTRPWYEVFREVMSDPVLGAWGLRKGGYATDPEYPTKLIRIMKENNLFELDVIQF, encoded by the coding sequence ATGCGCACGCGCAACTGGCTGGCAGCGGCGGCCGGCCTGGCCCTGCTCACATCCGTGCTGCCAAATCCCGCGGCGTCGGCCGCGTCGCCCGTGCGGGTGGTGCTGGACGGCCGCCAGCTCGATCTCAGCCCCGCCGCCTACATCGAGGCGGGGAGAACCCTGGCCCCCGTGCGGGGCATCGTGGAGGCCCTGGGCGTCGATCCCGTCTGGAACCCGCAGGAACGGACGGTCGTGGTCCAACGCGGCGACCGGTACCTGAAGCTGACCATCGACGACCGTGTCGCGTGCCTGAACCCGGCCTGCACCCTGACCCGCACCCTGGACGTGCCGGCGCGCCTCGTCGGAAGCGGCCGGACCTTCATCCCCGTCCGCGCCCTGGCGGAAGCCATGGGGTTGGACATCGCATGGGACGACGCCGCGCGGACCGTCTACCTGAGTTCCACCGGATCCCCATCCAGCGGCTCCCCCTCCGGCGGATCGCCGTCGACGGGCGCGCCCTCGCCCGTGGTGCTGGAGGGCGTCACCCAGGGCCAGGTGATCACGGGCCCCGTGTCGCTCCGGGTCCGCGGGCAGAACGGCACGTACGCGTACTTCTACCTGGTGGACCCGGCCACGCGGAAGGGGCGCATGGTCGCGGCCGGCGCGGACGTCGGCAAGAGCTACACCTTCACCCCGGACCCGACGCAGGCCGGCGAGCGGCAGCTCCTGGCGGCGGTGAGGCGGCCCGACGGCACCCTGGTGTACTCGGCGCCGGTGACGGTGCGGATCGCCCCCGACACCTCGGTCCGGCCGGTGGGCATCGACTACGGCGGGATCATCGACGGGCCCTTCACCTTCCGGCATGAGCTGAGCTTCGTGGCCACCCACGTCATCTACCAGCTGGTCGACCTGACCGACGGCTCCTGGCGCAACCTGGCCACGGTGGGCCCGGGCGAGAGCTACACCTGGTACCCGCGGACCACCGACAACGGCCCGAAGGAGCTGTACATCTACGCCTACGACCTCAACGGCAATCATTACGTCTCCAACCCGGTCCGGGTCCACGTCAACGTGTCCCCCAGCACCTCCTTCTCCTCCGTGAAGGAGGGCGAGACGGTGACCGGCCGGGCGCGCACCCTCTCCGTCTCGGCCAACTACCCGATCCAATCGGTCCGGTTCTACCTGGACGGCCGGCTGCTGGCCTCCGAGAACAACTACTGGTGGACCTACGGCCCCCAGGACAACGGCACCCACACCCTGCGGGTTGAGGTGACGGCGACGGACGGGCGGGTGCACACGGTCGGCCCGATCACCTTCCGCATCGCCACCGAGCCCGGCCTCTGGATGTACGGCGTCGGGCCGGGACAGGTGATCACCGGCCAGGTAGAGATGTTCGCCATGCCCAACGTGCCCGCGGACGAGGTCCGCTACTATGCGGTGCAGAACGGGGAGCGCATCCTGATCGGCTCGGCGGGGCTCACCCACAAGGTCTCCTGGACGCCGCCGCGGGGCGGGGAGTGGATGATCTACGCCGACGCCTTCTACCAGGGCCAGCTGAAGGTCTCCACCGAGCCCATCTACGTCCGGGCCTACCTGGGGCCGACCTACGGGCCGCAGCCCATCGTCGAGAAGTCCCGGTTCAAGGACTTCGCCGCGAACCTGGCGGTGGCGTCGTACCGGGAGACGGGCATGTCGGCCGCGCTGCAGGTCGCCCAGGCCATCCTGGAGACCGGCTGGGGCCAGTACGTACCGGTGGACAAGTACACGGGCAAGTTCTCCAACAACCTCTTCGGCATCAAGGGCCAGGGCAGCGCCGGCTCGATCGTCTCCACCACGTGGGAAGTGTACAACGGCCAGAGCTACACCGTGGACGCCGAGTTCCGGGCCTACAACGACCCGCGGGAGAGCTGGCAGGACCACAAGGACCTGCTGCTCACCCGCCCCTGGTACGAGGTCTTCCGGGAAGTGATGAGCGACCCGGTGCTCGGGGCCTGGGGGCTGCGCAAGGGCGGGTACGCCACGGATCCCGAGTATCCGACCAAGCTGATCCGCATCATGAAGGAGAACAACCTGTTCGAGCTGGACGTGATCCAGTTCTAG
- a CDS encoding glycerophosphodiester phosphodiesterase has translation MSSALIRRTRRRPRRWPGVLLTLALVLAALAAVRALTIRPLPDRPFTAPRPVVLAHQGASGHAPSNTMEAFRLALEQGADILELDVHMTRDGVVVVSHDETIDRMSDGTGLIKEMTLAELRRYDFGYRFTPDGGLTYPYRGKGVTIPTLEEVLQAFPEVPVNIEIKQADPPMEAQLWELIQRYGAEDRVLVASFHGTVAKRWRDLAGDRVATSAPVEHMYLVAAHYLSHLDRLYAPAHDAFQVPVAQKAGPLTVRFDTERFLRMAERVNVAVHYWTINDEDEMRRLYQLGAHGIITDYPDRAVKVLRELGLRD, from the coding sequence ATGTCTTCCGCGCTGATTCGCCGGACCCGCCGCCGGCCCCGCCGGTGGCCGGGCGTGCTGCTGACGTTGGCGCTCGTGCTCGCGGCGCTGGCCGCCGTGCGGGCGCTCACCATCCGGCCGTTGCCCGACCGGCCCTTCACGGCTCCCCGGCCCGTGGTGCTGGCGCACCAGGGAGCGTCGGGCCATGCGCCCTCCAACACCATGGAGGCCTTCCGGCTGGCCCTGGAGCAGGGGGCGGACATCCTGGAGCTGGACGTGCACATGACCCGGGACGGCGTGGTGGTGGTCAGCCACGACGAGACCATCGACCGGATGAGCGACGGGACCGGGCTGATCAAGGAGATGACCCTGGCCGAGCTGCGCCGGTACGACTTCGGCTACCGCTTCACGCCGGACGGCGGGCTGACTTATCCCTACCGGGGCAAGGGCGTCACGATCCCGACCCTGGAGGAGGTCTTGCAGGCCTTCCCGGAGGTGCCCGTGAACATCGAGATCAAGCAGGCCGACCCGCCGATGGAGGCGCAGCTCTGGGAGCTGATCCAGCGCTACGGGGCGGAGGACCGGGTGCTGGTCGCCTCGTTCCACGGCACCGTGGCGAAGCGGTGGCGCGACCTGGCCGGCGACCGGGTGGCCACCTCGGCCCCGGTGGAACACATGTACCTGGTGGCGGCGCACTACCTGTCCCACCTCGACCGGCTGTACGCCCCCGCCCACGACGCCTTCCAGGTGCCGGTGGCCCAGAAGGCGGGGCCGCTCACGGTGCGGTTCGACACCGAACGGTTCCTGCGGATGGCCGAGCGGGTAAACGTGGCCGTTCACTACTGGACGATCAACGACGAGGACGAGATGCGGCGGCTGTACCAGCTGGGCGCCCACGGCATCATCACCGACTACCCCGACCGGGCGGTGAAGGTGCTGAGGGAGCTGGGGCTGCGGGACTAG
- a CDS encoding LysE/ArgO family amino acid transporter, with product MGTALLHGLVLSFGLILPLGAQNTFVLTQGALHRRWTGALPSVLTAAVSDTLLITLAVSGLSLVLLTVPWLQMALQWCGVLFLLYMGWSTWRAAAAVDRDSGGTPGTARGAAPGGGPSGPAGDAAPDEAWPARRQVAFAASVSLLNPHAILDTVAVIGTGALAYTGTARLAFSLACIAVSWVWFFGLSLAGHLMGVLAAGANLQRWLIRASAVIMWGVALQLLRSLLLT from the coding sequence TTGGGCACGGCGCTTTTGCACGGACTGGTGCTTTCCTTCGGGCTGATCCTTCCGCTGGGCGCCCAGAACACGTTTGTGCTCACACAGGGCGCGCTGCACCGCCGCTGGACGGGGGCGCTGCCCTCCGTGCTGACCGCGGCCGTCAGCGACACGCTGCTCATCACGCTCGCGGTCTCGGGCCTCTCGCTGGTGCTGCTCACGGTTCCCTGGCTCCAGATGGCCCTGCAGTGGTGCGGCGTCCTCTTCCTCCTCTACATGGGCTGGTCCACGTGGCGCGCTGCGGCCGCCGTCGACCGGGACTCGGGCGGGACCCCCGGCACGGCCCGGGGGGCGGCCCCGGGCGGCGGGCCGTCCGGCCCGGCCGGTGACGCGGCGCCGGACGAGGCGTGGCCCGCCCGGCGGCAGGTGGCCTTTGCCGCGTCGGTCTCGCTGCTCAACCCGCACGCCATCCTCGACACGGTGGCGGTGATCGGGACCGGCGCGCTGGCGTACACCGGCACAGCCCGCCTGGCGTTTTCGCTGGCCTGCATCGCGGTGTCCTGGGTCTGGTTCTTCGGCCTCTCGCTGGCCGGCCACCTGATGGGCGTGCTGGCGGCGGGGGCCAACCTGCAGCGCTGGCTGATCCGGGCTTCCGCGGTGATCATGTGGGGGGTGGCCCTGCAGCTCCTGCGGTCGCTGCTCCTTACCTGA